The genomic stretch ATTTTCTTTTTCCCATTCAAGATTTCTTGCATCATAATGGTATTGGTTGACAAATTCTTTTTCACGTACTAATTCCATACTTATCTCCTCTTTGTATATCACTTTTCATTATAGCATATTTCAACTCTATTTTGCACGCTTTTCTTTGAACTTTAAAGCAATACTGACAATTCTTTTTTTAACTCAAGAAAGTGTGCTTACCAACTATCATAGATAGTTAAATCGTATTCTGAAATGAGTTGATTTAATTTGCTACCATAAGACGTATCAGTGGCATAAGTTCCCGTTAGTGCTGCTGTCGCATCTTGATAAGAAGCGGTTCTTGATTTATGCACACCAACATACAAATCTTTTTGAAGAAACTGAGCATAATCCTGCAGAGATTCCTCCAGACTACCATAAGAACGAAATTGAGCATCAATGGTGTAAGAATTCCCATTGCCATCATCCTCCCAAGTTTGCATAGTCACCGATTGCCCCTTATAATCCCCTTTGATGCCAAAAAAATTATAATTAGGTGCTTGACTCAGTTTTGACTGACCACTGTTCGATTCTAAAATGGCTTGCGCAATCATGACCGAAGCGTAAAGGTCATTTTGCGCAGCGATTTGACGAGCTGATTCACCAATAGTTTGAATGAAAGATATGGTCGTCGTGTCTTGAGATGATTGACTAGTGTCTGCGGAGGTTGGATTTGCTGCTTCCTGCGAGTGATAGGCGAAGAAAATCAAGGTCAAAGAAGCCAAAAAGGCTAGAAAAGTCATGCCATATAAGACAGAACGAGGGACATTTTTTCG from Streptococcus ruminicola encodes the following:
- a CDS encoding glucosaminidase domain-containing protein, whose protein sequence is MAKVRKRKKRRRVSGRRHRKNVPRSVLYGMTFLAFLASLTLIFFAYHSQEAANPTSADTSQSSQDTTTISFIQTIGESARQIAAQNDLYASVMIAQAILESNSGQSKLSQAPNYNFFGIKGDYKGQSVTMQTWEDDGNGNSYTIDAQFRSYGSLEESLQDYAQFLQKDLYVGVHKSRTASYQDATAALTGTYATDTSYGSKLNQLISEYDLTIYDSW